Part of the Melopsittacus undulatus isolate bMelUnd1 chromosome Z, bMelUnd1.mat.Z, whole genome shotgun sequence genome is shown below.
TATCACCATCAGACAGGTGGTTCAAGGGCTGGCACCAACCACCTTGTAGGCCAAGGTGGGAGTCACCTGCAGTTCTGTGGCTTTTCGTAGACATGCTGCTCAGGGGCTGTAAGACAGGCAGAGCTCCCCTCTGTATGTTAGGTAGAGGACCTGTGGGAAAGGGCACCCAAAGCCGCTGCAGACCCCTCTAGGAAGGCACGCACAGAAGGTCTGTCCAGAGCTCCCTGAATGGCAGTTGCTCCAGGGCTGGGGATAGCAGTGCCTAATTTAAATCAGTCTCAAGgcagctgcttcagcagcatACCCAAGGAGACCTGCAGGAGACCACCAAGGTCCTTGAAGCAAGAACCTCAGAGAAGCTGGCTGTAAGATCATCTGGCTGTGTCAGAGGGACTGGCCACCCCCAGCATTCTACTCTAGTGTACTTGCCCAAATGCTGGACTGGGCTATGAGCAGGCTCTCTCCTGCTGCCATCTGACATCTGTTTCTACCTCACTTTCTCTGCTAGTGGTGGCTGGACAACATGGAAGCCCTTGTGGATGTGTGGTTATGGTCTCTCTGATAGCACGGTGGGCATCATAGGTCTGGGGAGAATAGGTAAGTGTAGGTCATGCACAAGATTTGTGTGTCTCCAATGACGGCAAGGTGGTTCTGGAGGTGTTTAGCCAAGGTGGTGCCCCTGTTGCTCACCTCTTTAAAGTCTGTGACAGCAACAAGGAGAGCTGTGTAGAGCTCTGAGCAGTGATTTTGACTCATCAGGCCTAAACATTGAAAGTTTAAAGTGTTCAAACCCATCTAGTATGTGTAAATGGTAGAGCAAACAGGATGTCATCCTTTCAATATTCAGGTAAACAAAAGCCCTGACAAAGTCCAAGGTGACAGGTTTGTCATCCATTCAGTTGTGGACTTTGTCAGATGGCTATTTCTTTCCTCACTTTCTGGTTTGCTTCCTAGGGTGTCTTCAGGTTTAACATCCCATTGCTCCAGTTCCGCAGTTTTGCTATGGAAGTTCAGTCCTGCTCAtttcaggagcagcagaagaCCTCCACCCCATGCTCGCCATGCTTcatgctgggaagcagcctgGCAGGAGGAATCCCACCACAATGACCCTTTAGCGAGCAGTGTGCTCTCTGCACTAAGTGCAAGCTCGCTGAAGGATGGATTGCCTGGTGGTACTGACAGACCCTTGCAGCCCAGCAAAGGTCTCTGTGCAGCATGTGTTGTGCAGGCACAGCAGCTAAACAGTCTTCTTGTTTCCTTCTAGGACAAGCAGTTGCCCGCCGCCTAAAGCCATTTGGGGTCAAGAAGTTTTTGTACACTGGCAGTGGCCCAAAACCAGAGAGTGGTGCGGAGTTTGAAGCTGAGTTCGGTAAGCAAGGCTCCAGGACCAGGGGCAGCATCTGTTGCATGGCAGCACAGAGAACTATTTGGGCTCACTGTGGAGTTGTCACTCCCTGGGAGTGGTCCAGCAGAGACAAGAGGTTCCAGGTGACTTCCTCGGTGTAGCTGGCATTAACTTCAGTGGGGGCGGCAAAAGAAGGAATGGGAATCCCAAACACTTCTCATGCAGTGTTAGTGGATGGCAGGGAGAGAGACCTGCCTTCTTTGAGTCAGGTCATTCCAGCCAGTAAGCTGCACATACCTGGGCTCCAACTGACAGCCAACCATTGTTGTGGGCTGTGgtggtttctgctgcttttgcctttcAACTTTCTCCTGTGTCCATCCATTTATGATTTTCAGTTAGTTTCATTTGTGCAAGGAAGTGGAGTGTAACAGGGAAGGGAAAGTGGCAGCTGTGCCTTTGAGGAGGGGATGCATCTTTGGCAGGACATCTCCTGACCGTTGCACTTTCCTCCAGGAGTGAAAGTGaccctgcccgtggcagggggatggaactaaatgatcttttaaggtcccttctaacccaaactattctttAATGATTCTacagtgattctatgaagtcaTCTGTAGGTAACACATAGAGAGATTTAATGCTGGCATAAGGTGGTGCTGCCATATTTTGCTGCCTAAATGTGAAGTATGTACCACAGCCTCCTATAGGCCAGATGTCTGAAGCATTGCTAGATTCCCCTTTGGCTTGGTTTTAATtcaaaagtgaaacaaaacattgGAGTAGTATCTGTAGGGATGTGTATGAGTTTTGTTGGGTATTTGATGGTCCTTTTGTCTCCCCATTTGTGGAGAAGGGTCTCTCCAGAGCAGCACTCACTTGCAGGTGAACTTTTCAGATAAAGAAGGTTACTGAGGTCTGTGGGTGAGATTCCCTAGGCCAAACTGTGACCTGTTTTTCTCCACTCAGTCTCACTCACAAGGCTGGCTGAAGAATCGGACTTCGTTGTGGTGACATGCGCTTTGACTCCAGCCACTCAAGGAATGTGCAACAAGGACTTCTTCACCAGAATGAAGAAGACCTCTGTGTTTGTCAACACAAGCAGGTAATCACAACCTAGTCccctgcacagggctggggtGTGGGGGTTGACCATCACTCTCTGACAATTACAGCTGCATGGGGGATCTGATAGGATGAGACTTGCTTCCACTGCAGGTCTAGACAGTCTGTACAATCTTCATGGCCCAAGATGTCTTGGGACCAAGGCAAAGGCAGGATAAGTTATTCCATCACACAGCTGCCCCAGAGTTGTCCTGTGCTTGGGCACTCAGCTCCTCTCCCACTGCTGGGCAGCTTGGACCAGAAGAAATAGCAGCTCATTGTGCTGCGAGGTTCAGGCAGATCCAGAGAGAGTCTGAAATCTTCTCAGGCAGAGGGGATCCAGGTGCCTCTACTCAGGCTGTCCCACATGGGCTGTTGTCCTGGCCATGTGCCCCTCAGAACCCATGGGACCCCTCAGCAACGTGGGGTCTCTGTATTTGCCAGGGGGTCTGTGGTGAACCAGGAGGATCTGTACAATGCACTGGCCCATGGCCAGATCGCAGCAGCAGGCCTGGACGTCACAACACCGGAGCCACTGCCCACTGATCACCCCCTGCTCTCCCTCAAGAACTGTGGTGAGTAGCTGGGCTCCCACTCTGCTCTGACAGCTTGCACTTTGGGTGCCTCGtgtgcccatggctggggacCTGTCAGCTGGAGTGACAGGGATTCCCTGCCCCCGTTAGCCTGCCTGCATGACCAAGCACGGAAATGTGAAAGGACAGGAAGGTCAAGTGTATTTAAGCAAACTGGAGGTAGGCACTGCACAATGCAGAGAGCTGGTAGGGTAGAAGACCTCATCAACATGATGTAAAACAAATGTGGGAGGTATTTTGATTCTCCAGAAAGCAGTTGAGGTCAGCTCACTTGACACCTTCCTGATGGATCTCCATTTGATCATTAAAGGCATGGGGAGAGATTAATGGAAGAGTCTGATACCAGTGGGTGCctgaaagagaaactgaatcCCTGCTCATGCCCTGCTAAGCTGTGGTATAGATGTTCTGCTAGAACGTAGGTAGATACAGAATAGATAATAAATACAGAAgatatatataataattatatatataagaatGTATAATATTATATATCATTATATACCTAGAATATATGATGTATATAATAAATAGATAATACATATTTGTATTCTAGCATATATTCTGTTAGAAATGTTTCCTATGTGGCTAAAAATCTGGGTGCTGAGTCTGCCTAGAAGAATTTTTGCCTTGGGAGTGCTGCAGCCACTGTAGAACTCTCCAGCTAGCCCATCCACTGTAAGCCTGGGCTGCCGGGTGCAAGTTCAGCATACATGCTCAAAAGCACAGTTCATTTAAGTGCTGAAGTGCTGAGCTTGTCCTGACATCCACATTCCCCATCATATGTCAGCAAATCAGACATCCCCGAGCCAAAGAGGCTAGCAAGTGTTCATGCTATGGGATGAGCAGAGGTTTCTTTGCAGATCTAGCTGTATCCCCTGGACAGACTAGGGCAACTTGACTGATAAAGTGGAGCCCAGTGAGCTCAGGCAGCCTGTTTTCTGTATGGTGATAGGTGTCAGGCCAGTAGGAAGATGTTGGTCTCAGGACTAGTGCATGTATTCTCCAGAGGAGATTGGGTTGGATGAAGCAGGCTGGTTAGGAAGGTGCTTGCTCAGCTGCTCTTGTGCTTCAGTATTTTCAGGCTGCTGGACTGGAAGTGGGAGTGCCTGCTATTAGGGGCAGTAGCTGATCACTGTTAGTTTCACTAATGCTTTCCTGAAAGCTTGGTGAGAGCTGCTGTGTGGGGCACAATGATGTTTTAGCGCAAGACATTAGCAGTCTTAGAGTTTACCTGAGATCCTCATTGTAGCAGTCTGAAGGGACCGTGCAGGTTGGCGTCTTCCTTGGCCTCACTGCACACCAGTGCAGCTTTATCCTCAGAGGCACCATGGGCTCACATGCAGCTGTGATGAGTTAGGGACAGCTCCTGGTGTAGTCACTGCCTCCCCTCATGTGGCCTTCAGTGAGTAACGTGGCCCAGCCCTTGCAAAATGGGGTAAGGAGCTTTGCTACTCCAGATAGGGAATGTGTAGGTCAGGCTAGGTACCTCAGTGGAACTGACTCCAGCACAAGCCAGGAGAGCTCACTTGTACCCCTTGAGGCAGAAAATACgtaaaacagaaatgcaacacAGAGAAGACACAGCTTCCTAGTTGGAAAGTGAATGTATGCAGTTGtctgcagccccatggctggtGCAATGACAGGGTGCCTGTTCCTACCTGAATGTTCAGCTTTGCTGGGGTGATCAGCCTTCCTGAGAGCTGATGGCACGAGCTGGGCCAGAGTAGCCTCCCCTCATGTGGTTGAGTGCTTTGGCTGCTCAGGCTGCACCTGAAGCAGAAGAGGTGGTGCGTGAGCCTTCATTTGTATGGGAAAAATACCAGAGtggctgtgcaggcagcagcagtatGTCCTCTCTCCAGGAAGGAGGTTTTTGGAGTAGGAAACGTCTGTTTCGAATGAAACCATAGAAACATCCATGAAAATTTGGAACTGCCAGTGGCTgagtttctgtttcagaaatacaAGATCACAGCTGTGgcattatctttttctttttttttttaaagactttttttacGTGTTTGCTTTGATTCCCATAGTAGACAGGAAGAAGAGTTGACATTGTTTTCACAGCAAACAAGGAGCCCAGACTGTTCTCAGCTTGGGGAGGAATGACCTGTGTCCCCACAGTGCTTGAGAGAGCCTTTTATCCCCAGACAGCAGCATGTCAGGTGTTCAGGCTTCTGCATTGCCTGTAGTTGCTGTCTGTTATGAAACAAGCAGAGATGCAGAGGTTTTTATCCATACCTTTGGCAAGTACTCTTCACTATTGTTATAATAATTGACTGCTAAAACAACTTTGGCTCATTCATTTGCATTGCGTAAGAGGAGCCTTTCCACACAGGTGGATGGAAATCCCTGCCTTGACTATGCTACAGCGTACCAGCCCTATTGAAAGGGCCATTTGCCTCCATGTGTGCCTTTCCAGTACACCCACGGGTCTGTAAACCAGAATGTTTCTTGCTGCAGTATGTGTTGGTTTGTGCCTGTCAGTGAGTTGATCCTCCTTAAAGCTGTATGGCAATCACACAACAGTGTGTaaatttcactgcatttttgtCTGCCACAGGGATAGTAGGAGGACCTGCTCTTGGCTGACTGTCCTTGGCCTGGATGACTTAAAAAGCCCAGTTAGTCATTTGTTCCATgtctgctgccagctcctgatggagcagcagctggtgcCTGGTGGACCCAGGTTGCCCACATCCCAGGAAGACCCCTGAAAGAGGCTGTAAGAGGTCAGCAAAGGTAAGAAACAAGCAAGTAACCTTCTCTGTCCCCCTGCAGTGATTCTGCCACACATCGGGAGTGCCACATATGCCACAAGGAGTACCATGGCAGTACTGGCAGCCAAAAACCTCCTGGCTGGGCTGCGAGGGGAGGCCATGCcgcatgagctgctgctgtgatggCCAGAGTCCTCATCCTGGAGGGCAGCAGGACTTGGTGTTACCGTCCCCTGGAGAAGTCTTGGAGACCAGTCTTGTGCCTCTTTGCCTTTGCAGCAGTGTGCCAGCAGTGCCTGTGGTGAGGGAACTGCACCACAGCTATTAAAGAGAAGCAGTGAGTGTGTCatgcttattttctttgagAACAGGGTGCACATGGCAtagcacacagctctgcagggggcTGCAAGTCCCCTGGTCATGTTGCTGCTGAACTCAGCAGCCTATGGATGGTGTTAAGTCACAATTCAGAAAACACTTGCAGTGTTGGGGTTCAGGTGTTAGGCAGCATGTGTCATATGTaagagagctgctgcaggagcacctGTCCTCAGAAGCCTGCCTCCTGGCTCCAGCAAAAGGCCATGCAGTTCCATACTGGAGCTCCCACCCTCatagggagggaggagaggtaATTGTGCAATTGGCCCAGGCCCACTGCTGCCAAGGAAGCTGCTGCCAAGCATGTGTTCAAGGGGCTTGCTGTATCAGCCCTAAGGTGTGATGTATCCATTCTTCAAACGTCAAAAGCAGAAAGGCTTGTATGGCTGCCCTGGCATTTTCAGGTCTGCTTTTGTCTCTGTAACTAATTCTGGGCACAGCTCTGAAGTGAACTGCAAACTGGAATTCACACTGCATCCTCCTGTGTGTTCTGGCTTCAACTCACctcagtttggtttgtttttttttttttttttccccagatatGCAATGACACTTTAGTGCAGGGGAAAGCCTGAGCATGTGCCAAGCCTCTAGCTACCAGGAGAGGTCTGGGTGAGCACATTTCAGGGGCTTTGAAGGGTCCATCTCTCCTCTAGTACTGTCCCACTTCTATAAACAGGGGTTATAATCCACCTTTCTGTGCCAGTCCTCCACAGCGAGTTTCTGCTCCAGCTGATGACACAGTTGGCTCCCAGGTGTGCTCCTTGGGTTGCTCTGTGCTGCTTACTTGTTTGAGGGCTGCATGTCCCAGTGACAttgttttcttaaggaaaaaagaaaggtggCTGCAACATTGCATTGCAGTGGCAAGAGGACTTTAACATGTGCAAAGCTTGTTAGAAATCCTGCTTTGAATGGGTGTGTGTAGAGTGTGATCTCCAAGCAATTTCCTGCTACAAGGGTGGAAAGGGTCAAGGACACTTTCCAGTTTTGTGGTGGCATGCCCATAAGCCATATGCAGCAGGATATTGCACTGGGAgtgcacagccctgcagcatccagCTATGCTCTTGACAAGAGCAACCCATCCCTTACTTTCTTCAGCAGAGGGCTTGGCTGTGtgcttgcattttctttttaaggagtGAGTAAGCCCCTTTTCTAGTGTTACCCTGCTACCTCTGGGAGCTTGCCTGAAGGGGACAGCTTTCCTCACAGTCCTCTGCAGCAGTCTTTCCCAGTCTGCTGCAAGCAAGACTAGGTCAGGCATCTCTCCTCAGATGGGATCTGAGCCCTTTGGGGGCCATGGGAATGTTCTCTGTTAGGAGCCAGGGTCACAGCTTCATGGTATAGACCAGAAATTTTCCATCCTGTACGGCGAGCACTTGGGGAGCAGTTGTTAAAAGGGTTACTACACAGCGAAGGAAAAACACCCAACTGGAATTTTCAGAGTAAAAGGCTAGAATTTGATGTATAGGAATGCTGCATTTTGAATTCAACAGCATTAATTAAGCACATTGCTGTTACTTCACTGAGATCTAGCAGAAACTTTTTCTGTATCTAGTCTTGCAGCAACAGCACTGCCAGAGCTGGACACGTCTGCAAGCTGTGAATTCGTGTTCCCCATTTATGAACAAATGTGTGATGAGGAAGCCAGTTCTTTTTGTGTTCTACCTCTGCAGGGTTGTGGGGAAAGCCTTTGTAAGAGCAGTGTGCTAGGGCTGGTAGGGGATGAGACTGGGGTCCAGTTGGCCCATCACTGCCCAGTGGTGGCAAGTCTGCTTGGACGTGCAGGGTGGTCTTGCCATGGTCCCATTCCCTTGTGCCCTCCTGGCACCTACTACAATGAGGCAGACGGGACCACCCTGCCTGATGCCTGCAGGATCTGTTCACAGACCTGCCAGTCATGGCTGCATGGTGCCACCAGTCCTGGCCAGCCCCTGTGGCATGGTGTGGAGATGGCTCTCACCAGTCTTAAACCAGTCTCCTCCCAACTCCACAGCCACTGTGCTGTGAAAAGTGGTGAAAAGCAGGCCTGGACTCAGGTTCCTTGTGAGCTGTGGCTTTCCACTGTCCATCTTTTTCTCCATGCCTTGTCACTTTTCTCTCCAGGTTTCAGCATTCAAAGCAGCATATGGAGCAAAGGACAGCCCCATTTCCAAGGCTGTGGGAGGTgtggagcagaggaggaagcaAGTGAACATGTCAGTTTGCTTGACCCCAGGGGAATCTGTACCACTGACACAGAACACAAAGCATGCCCAGTGTTTTCAGCCAGGGCAGGTGCTGAAGCTGCTGAGCAGTTACAGGCTCTGACAGCAACAGAGCATCTGCACCAGCCACCTGGCCACTACCAGGTGACAGCATACTGTTTCCAAAGACAagactgcagcagctccattggCCTCATGAGCACAGCAGCCCACCATATGCTCCACAGCACAACACCTAAACAACTCAGGAGCTTGTGGTTTTGGAGGAGCCATCTTCAGCTGGGATTAAGCACATTTAAGAGATAGTGTCATAGTTTAACTCCAGCCAAGTACCACACAGCCAGCCACTCCCTCGccccctgccctggggaggagaatcagagaaaaggtaaaacccatgggttaagataagcacagtttaatagttAAATAcaatactactaataatgaaaacagagatAGCAAAAAGAGAActcaaaaaaaacctaaccagCACACTCCTGGAAGGCaaccagtgcccagtgcagctTCACTTCTCCCAGCACATTAGGCACAAGGGAAGCAGTGCACACCAGGCAGCCATGCCCCCAGAGATGCTCAAGCCTGGAGGTAGCAATGCAGCCACATGGGCAGAGAGCAGCCTCTGGAAGACAGCACAAGACAGTAACCAGCCATAACATGCCTGAACTGCTTAATTTGCTGCTTGTTACTGTACAGCACAGGAAAGTTTCTGGCAAGAGTAAAAAGTCTGCAACTCTGAGAGCAGCAATGCACTGTTGTCTCCAATTCTCATCATATATAAAAACTGAGCAGGGTCCTGCATAATAATCCAGCACATTTCTTAAGAGATGAGAGGGAAAGGCAGTAGCTGGCAGCAGTGTAAGCCTGGTCCAGGGAGGAAGCtggaacacacagagaaaagcctGTGCTTGGGAATTAAATGTTTATCTAGTACACTCTACTTCTCTCTCTGTCCCATGGCAAGTGTTCTTCATACTGAATGCTCTACTTGAATTTCTCTTGATGTTAAGTGAACCATACTCTGATAGCAATAATAGCTATTGGAAGATGTTTGTTAATTAGTTATGGATGCTGGCTAGTTAAAGGAAGACCTTTGTTTCATGCCTCATGGTATCTGCTGTGTTTATCAGTATGTTTTGATTCACAAGCCTTGCTTGAGTACTCCCCATCACAAGCAGAGTGTTTGGGAAGTTTCTAGTAAGACCTCTGCTGCCTGAAGAAAGGTTGGTAGCCATGGTAGATAGGAAGGGAGTGGGCTCCTGAGCATCTCAACTGGCTGAAAATTTCCAAGTGATATAGCAGGACTTACTTTGATGTGCAACCTTGGCTGTATTGCATGGATGTAAGTCCATCAGGTTAGTTTGCTGGTCTGTATGATTTTCTGAGGTTTGACCCTAAAGACTGGTAAAGTTACTGTATTGGTAAAGTTACTGTAATGATGAAGGATGTTGACTAAATATTTGAGAGGTTATTGTGACCCCGAATAATGTGAGAAATAGTTAAATGTAAATGAACTGTACCTGAGTGCTTGTATTCAATTCCTGGGCACACTGGGATAGAAACAAGCTTGTAAATAGGGCTGCTGTAGTGACTGAAGCACATTTCAGGTGTCACATCTTGGAATTTCTTCAAGAAGGGAAACTTCTGCagctatcatagaatcatagaatagttaggattggaaaggacctcaagatcatctagttccaacccccctgccatgggcagggacacctcacactaaacgatgtcacccaaggcttcatccaacctggtcttgaacactgccagggatggagcattcactgtctccctgggcaacccattccagtgcctcaccaccctcacagtaaagaatttctcccttagatccagtctaaacctctgctggttaagtttcaacccattaccccttgtcctatcactacagtccctaatgaagagtccctccccagcatccctgtaggcccccttcagatactggaaggctgctatgaggtctccacgcagccttctcttctccaggctgaacagacccaactttctcagcctgtcttcatatgggaggtgctccagtcccctgattatccttgtggccctcctctggacttgttccaacagttccatgtcctttttatgttgaggacaccagaactgcacacaatactccaggtgaggtgtcacaagagcagagtagaggggcaggatcacctcctttgacctgctggtcacgctcctcttgatgctggctcgtgttcattttctcattgattaacacccccaagtccttctccgcaggactaccatgaatttcctttttgcccaacctgtagctgtgcctgggattgctctgacccaggtgtaggaccttgcacttggcatggttaaacttcatgaggttgtcatcagcccacctcacaagtgtgtcagggtccctctgaatggcattccttccctccagcgtatcaacagaaccacacagcttggtgtcatcggcaaacttgctgagggcacactcaattccattgtccatgtcagcgacaaagatattaaacaagacaggtcccaacaccaatcactgagggacaccactcgttactgatctccagccggacattgaaccattgaccacaactctttgagtgtgaccatccagccagttctttatccaccaagtggtccacctatcaaattgatgtctctccaatttatagacaaggatgtcatgtgggacagtgtcgaacgctttgcacaagtccaggtagatgacgtcaactgctccacccctgtccatcacttttgtagccctgtcatagaaggccaccaaattggtcaagcaggatttccccttagtaaagccatgctggctgtcaccaagcaccttgttgtttttcatgtgccctagcatgccttccaagagaatctcctcccagattttgccaggcacagaggtgagactgactggtctgtaattctctgggttatccattttccccttcttgaaaatgggggttatatttccctttttccagtcatcaggaacttcacctgactgccatgatttttcaaatatgatggccagtggctttgcaacttcattcgccagctccttcaggacccgtggatggatttcatcaggtcccatggacttgtgtacattcaggttcttaagatggtctcaaaccagatcctctcgtacagtgggcccaaggtccaagttttcacagtccctgcgtctgccttccaagacttgggtgctgcggtcagagcctttgccagtgaagacaaaggcaaagaagccattcagaacctcagccttctccaagtcctgtgtagccagttctccctgAAAGCTTACAGAAGGGGCCTGCGTTGTCCTTAGTCTGattttagccgctacatacctataaaatcccttcctattatctttaacatcccttgccaagtttagctccaactgggccttagctttcctaacttggtcctaACTACCcaggacaacatccctgtattcatcccaggtcacctgtccttgcttccaccttttataagcctcttttttcctgtgaatttttctcagcagctccttatccacccaaggaggtctcctggccctcctgctgcacttccttctagtcgggatgcaacactcctgagcttgtagcaggtgatccttgaatattaaccaagattCTTGGGCCcccctctagggctatatcccatggaaccttgctaagcaggttcctgaagagcccaaagtctgctctcttgaagtccagggcagtgagcttgctgcacgctcttctgtcttgaggacctcgaattcaaccatctcgtgatcactgcatccaagacttccctggagagtcacatttccaacgagcccttccctgttggtgagcacgaggtcaagcagggcacctctcctcgtcggttcctttattgcttgcagaaggaagtagtcttccacacaatcgagcaacctcctggattgcttgtgccaggccgtactGTTGCCCccacagatgtcagggtggttgaagtcccccatgagaacaagggcctgcgagtgtgaggcttttcctatttgtctgtagagttcttcatccacaggttcctcttgatcaggcggtctgtaacatatccccacagtaatgtgtcccatcaccgatttccccttaaccctgacccacaaactctctgttaactgatcacctgtccccagagttccatactctctagcctatccctaacataaagggcaactccccctcccctcccaccaggcctgtcttttctaaaaagcctgtaaccttccattccaacactccagtcaaaggagccatcccgCCAtcagtgatgcctattatatcatagccccatagatgtgcccacatctctaattcctcttgtttattccccatgctattggcatttgtatagaggcatctgatccgagctccagatgaagccggctcagtggctggagcggctagaatattactacattgctcagagtatttattataggtgctggcaactgactgggtgtgttgggatggaatgatgctcccctcccccaacacaactagtttaaagcatccttgacaagtctggcaagcctcccagcaaagccgCTCTTccctttatcagagcagctccaccagcccccagtaggcctggcctacaaatgtgggccccatgttcaagacacccaaacccttgactatgacaccacccttttaaccatttattaacctgtccaatcctccttgcctttggaaggtcctcccctgtgtcttgaagaattgtcaaaaagactatctgagctccagaacccctgacaacctctcccagggctctgtagtccttctttatactcctcaggctactactatctatatccttagcacccacatgtatcactacaagcgggtaatagtccatgggacttactagagcaggcagcctctaTCATTTTGCCCTGCCACACAGAGAAATCATCAGTATGCCCTTAGTGAAAAgactttgctttctgaaagtacttaaaaaactataaattataaaattataccTTATCTTTCTG
Proteins encoded:
- the GRHPR gene encoding LOW QUALITY PROTEIN: glyoxylate reductase/hydroxypyruvate reductase (The sequence of the model RefSeq protein was modified relative to this genomic sequence to represent the inferred CDS: inserted 2 bases in 1 codon) — protein: MAVFVTRRIPAEGLRVLSQAGGFRVQQWDSEEPVPRAELLAGVAGKQGLLCLLSDRIDREVLDAAGPGLKXLSTMSVGFDHLALDEIKKRGVRVGYTPDVLTDATAELSVALLLSACRRLPEAVEQVKNGGWTTWKPLWMCGYGLSDSTVGIIGLGRIGQAVARRLKPFGVKKFLYTGSGPKPESGAEFEAEFVSLTRLAEESDFVVVTCALTPATQGMCNKDFFTRMKKTSVFVNTSRGSVVNQEDLYNALAHGQIAAAGLDVTTPEPLPTDHPLLSLKNCVILPHIGSATYATRSTMAVLAAKNLLAGLRGEAMPHELLL